A single genomic interval of Centropristis striata isolate RG_2023a ecotype Rhode Island chromosome 8, C.striata_1.0, whole genome shotgun sequence harbors:
- the LOC131976863 gene encoding cytochrome P450 11B, mitochondrial yields the protein MRSLYVRVTVCVRARGTCGSRNLLCGVAPHRALCMAVAHGKLEGRKAAESAGVRKSGVHGQVRKFEEIPNTGRSGVVNLLKFWREDRFPQLHKHMERTFNTLGPIYREHVGTQSSVNIMLPCDIAELFRSEGLNPRRMRLEPWAKHREIRKHSNGVFLKDGEEWRADRLLLNKEVMMSAPVKRFFPLLDEVAMDFCRMLRARVEKEGRGEEGKRSLTMDPSPDLFRFALEASCHVLYGERIGLFSSSPSLESQKFIWAVEQMLKTTTPLLYLPLSLLLLIRSPKWTEHASAWDHIFRHAEARIQKGYQRLTSSKTRESKAGAAGGQYTGVLGQLMEKGQLSLDLIKANITELMAGGVETTAVPLQFALFELGRNPEVQERVRQQARASWAQAGGDPQKALQGAPLLKGTVKEILRLYPVGTTVQRYPIKDIVLQNYCVPAGTMVQACLYPMGRSPEVFEDPLRFDPGRWVVRREEGRREEGVGGFRSLAFGFGARQCVGRRIAENEMQLLLMHILLSFHLSVPSSEDIKTKVTLILQPETPPKITFSKL from the exons ATGAGGAGCCTCTACGTCCGAGTGACCGTGTGTGTCAGAGCTCGGGGCACCTGCGGGTCCAGAAACCTGCTCTGTGGGGTCGCACCGCACAGAGCTCTGTGCATGGCGGTGGCTCATGGGAAGCTGGAGGGGAGAAAAGCAGCTGAGAGTGCAGGAGTCAGGAAGAGTGGTGTGCACGGACAGGTGCGGAAATTTGAGGAGATCCCAAACACAGGGAGGAGCGGCGTGGTCAACTTGTTGAAGTTCTGGAGAGAAGATCGTTTCCCGCAGCTTCACAAGCACATGGAGAGGACCTTCAACACCCTCGGCCCCATATACAG ggagcATGTGGGCACCCAGAGCAGTGTGAACATCATGCTGCCGTGTGACATCGCTGAGCTGTTTCGCTCAGAGGGTCTGAACCCCCGACGGATGAGACTGGAGCCCTGGGCGAAACACAGAGAGATACGCAAGCACAGCAACGGAGTCTTCCTCAA GGACGGCGAGGAGTGGCGAGCGGACCGTCTCCTGCTCAACAAGGAGGTGATGATGAGTGCACCCGTGAAGCGCTTTTTCCCCCTGCTTGATGAGGTTGCAATGGATTTCTGCAGAATGCTGCGGGCGAGAGTGGAGaaggaggggagaggggaggaggggaaacGCAGTCTCACCATGGATCCCAGTCCTGACCTCTTCCGCTTCGCACtggaag CCAGTTGCCATGTGCTCTACGGGGAGCGCATTGGCCTCTTCTCTTCATCTCCCTCCCTGGAGTCACAGAAGTTTATCTGGGCTGTGGAGCAAATGCTGAAAACAACAACTCCTCTCCTCTACCTACCCCTAAGCCTGCTCCTCCTCATACGCAGCCCCAAGTGGACAGAGCACGCCAGTGCATGGGACCACATCTTCAGGCACG CGGAGGCGAGGATCCAGAAGGGGTACCAGCGGCTGACATCCTCCAAGACTCGGGAGTCTAAGGCGGGAGCAGCTGGAGGCCAGTACACCGGGGTTCTGGGCCAACTCATGGAGAAAGGGCAGCTATCTTTGGACCTCATCAAAGCCAACATCACTGAGCTGATGGCTGGAGGGGTTGAaacg ACAGCCGTGCCCCTGCAGTTCGCTCTGTTTGAGCTGGGCCGTAACCCGGAGGTGCAGGAGAGGGTGAGGCAGCAGGCGAGGGCGTCATGGGCGCAGGCTGGTGGAGATCCTCAGAAAGCCCTGCAGGGGGCGCCACTACTGAAAGGCACAGTCAAGGAGATTCTCAG GTTATATCCGGTGGGAACCACAGTGCAGCGGTATCCGATCAAAGATATTGTTCTTCAGAATTACTGCGTCCCTGCCGGG ACGATGGTCCAGGCATGTCTTTACCCAATGGGAAGGAGTCCGGAGGTGTTCGAGGATCCACTGCGCTTTGACCCCGGCAGGTGGGTCGTCCGCAGAGAGGAAGGCCGAAGAGAAGAGGGGGTGGGGGGCTTTCGCTCCCTGGCGTTTGGGTTCGGGGCGAGGCAGTGTGTCGGGAGGAGAATTGCTGAGAACGAGATGCAGCTCCTGCTCATGCAT ATCCTGCTGAGCTTCCATCTCAGCGTGCCGTCCTCAGAGGACATCAAAACCAAAGTCACGCTCATCCTGCAGCCCGAGACTCCACCAAAAATCACTTTCAGCAAACTctga
- the LOC131976906 gene encoding complexin-3-like yields MESVVRMKKSLRRPIRRLTSCVSGVKERRLCAKRKSRRSRGGRGRGGCNRLGRTPPPHRSHPKEPPVTCSYQADLEKERQLREAMNAQKNAERAAMRAHFRSKYQLSESPKDTSHLRSVGGKVSLPRELSKLIHPESKAKDDGFNLLSAFQGLSFNTPALTGRKHSRTSTPTAASCNVM; encoded by the exons ATGGAGTCAGTGGTGAGAATGAAGAAGTCGCTGAGGAGGCCCATCAGGAGGCTCACCAGCTGCGTGTCCGGGGTGAAGGAGAGGAGGTTGTGTGCCAAgcggaagagcaggaggagcagaggaggcagagggagaggaggatgcAACAGGTTGGGGAGAACTCCTCCTCCCCACAGATCACACCCCAAAGAGCCGCCAGTCACCTGCTCGTACCAGGCCGACCTGGAGAAGGAGAGGCAA CTGCGGGAAGCAATGAACGCTCAGAAGAATGCAGAGAGAGCAGCTATGAGAGCTCACTTCAGGAGCAAATATCAGCTGTCTGAG AGCCCCAAGGACACGAGCCACTTAAGGTCTGTTGGAGGGAAAGTGTCGCTCCCCCGCGAGCTGTCGAAGCTCATCCATCCTGAATCCAAAGCCAAGGACGATGGCTTCAACCTGCTGAGCGCCTTTCAAGGCCTCAGCTTCAACACACCAGCGCTGACGGGGAGGAAACACAGCAGGACGTCCACGCCCACAGCAGCCAGTTGTAATGTCATGTGA
- the clk2b gene encoding dual specificity protein kinase CLK2b isoform X2 → MGKTELCSLYKGFLDCICLCLSRKKDEAAVDNERDTENGHLIYKSGDVLEDRYEIVDTLGEGTFGKVVQCLDHSRGGEGRIALKIIKNLDKYREAAKLEINVLEKIRERDPANRHHCVQMLDWFNYYGHVCISFELLSLSTFDFLKANSFLPYPINQIRHMAHQICHAVSFLHDNKLTHTDLKPENILFVNSDYSLIYNAEKKCNERRINNTTVRLVDFGSATFDHEHHSVVISTRHYRAPEVILELGWSHPCDVWSIGCILFEYYAGFTLYQTHDNKEHLAMMERIQGPVPQRMIQRSRKQKYFHRGRLDWNECSKAGRYVKAKCKPLSKYLLSHSTEHHQFFNLLESMLDYEPSTRICLSSVLQHPFFLPLLHPGRSQFWRNSRDMSR, encoded by the exons ATGGGAAAGACAGAGCTGTGCTCTCTTTATAAGGGTTTTCTGGACTGTATTTGCCTTTGCCTCTCT CGAAAAAAAGATGAAGCTGCAGTCGACAATGAGAGGGACACTGAGAACGGCCACCTGATCTACAAAAGCGGGGACGTCCTCGAAGACAGAT ATGAGATAGTCGACACTTTAGGTGAGGGGACGTTTGGGAAGGTGGTGCAGTGTTTGGACCACAGCAG aggaggagaaggtcgAATTGCCCTGAAGATCATTAAAAACTTGGATAAATACAGAGAAGCAGCCAAACTAGAAATCAATGTGCTGGAGAAGATCAGAGAGAGAGATCCAGCCAACAGACA TCACTGTGTACAGATGCTGGACTGGTTTAACTACTACGGCCATGTGTGCATCTCTTTCGAGCTGCTGTCTCTCAGCACCTTTGACTTCTTGAAAGCAAACAGCTTCCTGCCTTATCCCATTAACCAGATCCGACACATGGCCCACCAGATCTGCCACGCTGTCAGCT TTCTCCATGACAACAAGCTGACTCACACCGACCTGAAGCCTGAGAACATCCTCTTTGTCAACTCAGACTACTCCCTCATATACAACGCAGAGAAG AAGTGCAATGAGCGGAGAATAAACAACACCACAGTGCGGCTCGTTGACTTTGGCAGCGCCACCTTTGACCACGAACACCACTCCGTCGTCATCTCTACACGTCACTACCGAGCTCCAGAGGTCATACTGG AGTTGGGCTGGAGTCACCCCTGTGATGTTTGGAGTATTGGCTGCATCCTGTTTGAATACTACGCAGGCTTCACACTGTACCAG ACTCATGATAATAAGGAGCATCTGGCTATGATGGAGCGCATTCAGGGACCAGTTCCTCAGAGAATGATCCAGAGGAGCAG AAAGCAGAAGTATTTCCACCGTGGGCGTCTCGACTGGAATGAATGCTCCAAGGCTGGACGTTACGTGAAAGCCAAGTGCAAACCATTAAGC aagtaCTTGCTATCTCACAGCACAGAACACCACCAGTTCTTTAACCTCTTGGAGAGTATGCTAGACTACGAGCCCTCGACACgcatctgtctgtcctctgtcttgCAACACCCTTTCTTCCTGCCTCTGCTGCATCCAGGAAGGAGTCAGTTCTGGAGGAACAGCCGTGATATGAGCAGATGA
- the clk2b gene encoding dual specificity protein kinase CLK2b isoform X1 — MGKTELCSLYKGFLDCICLCLSRKKDEAAVDNERDTENGHLIYKSGDVLEDRYEIVDTLGEGTFGKVVQCLDHSSVLTHRGGEGRIALKIIKNLDKYREAAKLEINVLEKIRERDPANRHHCVQMLDWFNYYGHVCISFELLSLSTFDFLKANSFLPYPINQIRHMAHQICHAVSFLHDNKLTHTDLKPENILFVNSDYSLIYNAEKKCNERRINNTTVRLVDFGSATFDHEHHSVVISTRHYRAPEVILELGWSHPCDVWSIGCILFEYYAGFTLYQTHDNKEHLAMMERIQGPVPQRMIQRSRKQKYFHRGRLDWNECSKAGRYVKAKCKPLSKYLLSHSTEHHQFFNLLESMLDYEPSTRICLSSVLQHPFFLPLLHPGRSQFWRNSRDMSR; from the exons ATGGGAAAGACAGAGCTGTGCTCTCTTTATAAGGGTTTTCTGGACTGTATTTGCCTTTGCCTCTCT CGAAAAAAAGATGAAGCTGCAGTCGACAATGAGAGGGACACTGAGAACGGCCACCTGATCTACAAAAGCGGGGACGTCCTCGAAGACAGAT ATGAGATAGTCGACACTTTAGGTGAGGGGACGTTTGGGAAGGTGGTGCAGTGTTTGGACCACAGCAG TGTTTTaacacacagaggaggagaaggtcgAATTGCCCTGAAGATCATTAAAAACTTGGATAAATACAGAGAAGCAGCCAAACTAGAAATCAATGTGCTGGAGAAGATCAGAGAGAGAGATCCAGCCAACAGACA TCACTGTGTACAGATGCTGGACTGGTTTAACTACTACGGCCATGTGTGCATCTCTTTCGAGCTGCTGTCTCTCAGCACCTTTGACTTCTTGAAAGCAAACAGCTTCCTGCCTTATCCCATTAACCAGATCCGACACATGGCCCACCAGATCTGCCACGCTGTCAGCT TTCTCCATGACAACAAGCTGACTCACACCGACCTGAAGCCTGAGAACATCCTCTTTGTCAACTCAGACTACTCCCTCATATACAACGCAGAGAAG AAGTGCAATGAGCGGAGAATAAACAACACCACAGTGCGGCTCGTTGACTTTGGCAGCGCCACCTTTGACCACGAACACCACTCCGTCGTCATCTCTACACGTCACTACCGAGCTCCAGAGGTCATACTGG AGTTGGGCTGGAGTCACCCCTGTGATGTTTGGAGTATTGGCTGCATCCTGTTTGAATACTACGCAGGCTTCACACTGTACCAG ACTCATGATAATAAGGAGCATCTGGCTATGATGGAGCGCATTCAGGGACCAGTTCCTCAGAGAATGATCCAGAGGAGCAG AAAGCAGAAGTATTTCCACCGTGGGCGTCTCGACTGGAATGAATGCTCCAAGGCTGGACGTTACGTGAAAGCCAAGTGCAAACCATTAAGC aagtaCTTGCTATCTCACAGCACAGAACACCACCAGTTCTTTAACCTCTTGGAGAGTATGCTAGACTACGAGCCCTCGACACgcatctgtctgtcctctgtcttgCAACACCCTTTCTTCCTGCCTCTGCTGCATCCAGGAAGGAGTCAGTTCTGGAGGAACAGCCGTGATATGAGCAGATGA